The following DNA comes from Chitinivorax tropicus.
GTTGGGAAAGGGTCTTCTGCAGGAGCTGATTGCACCATTCAGTCAGACCTATCCTTGACGGAAGGACATAGATACTCTGGCCAGATCAGACCTGCGGATAACTCGCTGCATAGCTTCAGTGATAAAAATGTAAAAGGAAAGATTGTTGATGTTAATTTACTTGAATCAAGTATTGAAATTATCTCTGTTGATGTTTTTGGGTTGTGTTCATTAAATTCGAGTATTTCGGGGGTTTATAAGGAGATCCCGATTTCGTCTTCTAAGTATGCAAATGCATTGAATTTTTTTATGAACGCCTCCTTGGAGTCTGCTGGTGGATTTTTTAATAAAGGTAAGAATGAAATGGCGGCTGATGAATTGTCGCCATATGTTCTAGGGTTGGGCGATTCTGGATTAATTTTAAGATTTCCTATATTTTTGAAGCTGGCAAATGATTTTGGATATTATAAGCAATTGGCTGGTGATCATG
Coding sequences within:
- a CDS encoding tetratricopeptide repeat protein; amino-acid sequence: MKKIIDCIFGAFFLFICGLAFADTWPRVFFQDHSFVAIFPNGDSGYRFAASGGAVGKGSSAGADCTIQSDLSLTEGHRYSGQIRPADNSLHSFSDKNVKGKIVDVNLLESSIEIISVDVFGLCSLNSSISGVYKEIPISSSKYANALNFFMNASLESAGGFFNKGKNEMAADELSPYVLGLGDSGLILRFPIFLKLANDFGYYKQLAGDHDSAISAFENVLSISPGRIVTYLNLADSLWQVGKFDRAREEYKKYFDLMGSAGKAGKIPDRVKLRM